One candidate division WOR-3 bacterium DNA segment encodes these proteins:
- a CDS encoding RHS repeat-associated core domain-containing protein → MKPSAAWKQITTTGLQSSPTVKQPPHDYLFREVTVREPGFAYVFVSPAKGGISSSDYFAFGLQHTTGERAGVYEQRYLYNGKELQDELSLATYDFGWRQYDPAIARWNVIDPLADRRHWMTPFNYVQNNPVSRFDPNGLTDFTLNKKTGEVKEVVYKDEKKQAKNKAATTDRIVKTNNRTGEIKENRKGEAKTAVGGIAKGILEDGQNFKTKDNVIDVGGKDQPTETQVEDFLVKLSDHINTEIAAIGLSKAGDEKVSHMLIGGTHVREKPNTSTESRVDMNNLQKIRPDLSGNVTPRTHVHTHLSIFNIKYPSPRDEKFKKGHGNIEFYILTNTGRVPY, encoded by the coding sequence ATGAAACCTTCTGCCGCCTGGAAACAAATTACCACCACAGGCCTGCAAAGCAGCCCCACGGTAAAACAACCGCCCCACGATTACCTGTTCAGGGAAGTAACCGTGCGCGAGCCGGGTTTTGCCTATGTGTTTGTAAGTCCCGCCAAAGGCGGGATAAGCTCCAGCGATTACTTTGCCTTTGGGCTGCAGCATACCACCGGGGAGCGGGCGGGGGTGTATGAGCAGCGGTACCTGTACAATGGCAAGGAGTTGCAGGATGAACTATCCCTTGCAACCTACGATTTCGGTTGGCGTCAATATGATCCCGCCATTGCGCGGTGGAATGTGATTGACCCGCTGGCCGACCGCAGGCACTGGATGACGCCTTTTAATTATGTTCAAAACAACCCGGTAAGCAGATTCGATCCGAATGGATTAACAGATTTTACACTCAATAAAAAGACAGGAGAAGTTAAAGAGGTAGTTTATAAGGATGAAAAGAAGCAAGCGAAAAATAAAGCGGCAACTACCGACAGGATTGTAAAAACGAATAACAGAACTGGAGAGATAAAAGAAAACAGAAAGGGAGAAGCCAAAACGGCTGTTGGGGGTATCGCTAAGGGAATTTTAGAAGATGGTCAGAATTTTAAAACGAAAGATAATGTGATTGATGTTGGCGGTAAAGACCAACCCACTGAAACCCAGGTTGAAGACTTTCTGGTAAAATTATCTGACCACATTAATACCGAAATAGCGGCAATTGGTCTGTCCAAAGCCGGAGATGAAAAGGTGAGTCATATGCTAATTGGCGGAACCCATGTTAGGGAAAAACCAAATACTTCAACTGAATCCAGAGTGGATATGAATAATCTCCAGAAAATAAGACCTGATTTAAGCGGTAATGTAACCCCTCGTACGCATGTTCATACTCATTTATCTATTTTCAACATAAAGTATCCA